The following proteins come from a genomic window of Gordonia westfalica:
- a CDS encoding MCE family protein, with amino-acid sequence MADDNTNADNTNDAGQKPAKAQHPHRRFGGRRSPVSIGAIGILVLMMLGLSAFYLTDVPLLGAGARYTAKFSEAAGLKPGNEVRVAGVKVGEVDDVKLNGDRVDVTFKVENTWIGNQTQASIQIKTILGQKFLSLNPRGSEPADPDVPLTDTVAPYDVIEAFSAATNQIEDFDNDQLAESMRVLSDAFSGTAGTTGPALDGLARLSNTIASRDQEVQKLLAATKDTSRLLADRNEEFVRLIAGAGQLLDELNNRQQAISALLASTTSLGDSLTGIVRDNEEQIGPALDALKGVNELLQRQNQNIRDSIKYMAPFYRLYANVLGNGRWFESSVVNLLPPALPQQNTTRPPNKTLDQNNGGTEAG; translated from the coding sequence ATGGCAGACGACAACACGAACGCCGACAACACGAACGACGCCGGGCAGAAGCCGGCGAAGGCGCAGCACCCCCATCGCCGTTTCGGTGGGCGACGCAGCCCGGTGAGCATCGGTGCCATCGGCATCCTGGTCCTGATGATGCTCGGACTCAGCGCGTTCTACCTGACCGACGTCCCGCTGCTGGGCGCGGGCGCCCGCTACACCGCGAAGTTCAGTGAGGCCGCCGGGCTGAAGCCCGGTAACGAGGTGCGTGTCGCCGGCGTGAAGGTCGGCGAGGTCGACGACGTGAAGCTCAACGGCGACCGCGTCGACGTCACCTTCAAGGTGGAGAACACCTGGATCGGCAACCAGACGCAGGCCTCGATCCAGATCAAGACGATCCTGGGCCAGAAGTTCCTGTCGCTGAACCCGCGCGGCAGCGAACCCGCCGATCCCGACGTCCCGCTGACCGACACGGTCGCGCCCTACGACGTCATCGAGGCGTTCTCGGCCGCGACGAATCAGATCGAGGACTTCGACAACGATCAGCTGGCCGAGTCGATGCGCGTGCTGTCCGACGCCTTCTCGGGCACCGCCGGCACCACCGGCCCGGCCCTCGACGGCCTGGCCCGGCTGTCGAACACGATCGCCAGCCGCGACCAGGAGGTGCAGAAGCTCCTCGCCGCGACCAAGGACACCTCGAGGCTCCTGGCCGATCGCAACGAGGAGTTCGTGCGCCTGATCGCCGGTGCGGGACAGCTGCTCGACGAGCTGAACAACCGGCAGCAGGCCATCTCCGCGCTGCTGGCCAGCACGACGAGCCTCGGCGACTCGCTCACCGGCATCGTGCGTGACAACGAGGAACAGATCGGACCGGCGCTCGACGCGCTGAAGGGCGTCAACGAGCTGTTGCAGCGCCAGAACCAGAACATCCGCGACTCGATCAAGTACATGGCGCCGTTCTATCGGCTCTACGCCAACGTGCTCGGCAACGGTCGCTGGTTCGAGTCGTCCGTGGTGAACCTGCTGCCGCCGGCGCTGCCGCAGCAGAACACGACGCGTCCGCCGAACAAGACGCTGGACCAGAACAACGGCGGAACGGAGGCAGGCTGA
- a CDS encoding MCE family protein, with protein sequence MRSIVAPLVKLIIFAVVTVVTTSLLALTIANAGGDGGAEFKAVFSDATLLNAGDDVRIAGVRVGQVKKVEVYDRNRAMVSFNVDRDRLPDGTQLYIRYRNLTGLRYLGLERGAGDPSQTVPQGHTFGLEPGSTDTHPPVNLTELFNGFRPLFQQLSAEDVNKLTEQIIAIFDGQGGSITRLVSDTADLTNAIADKDKVIGELIGNLTKVLDTVNRNDEQFTSLLDNTEKLVTGLAGQRGSVGSAITSVSGLTSVTANILGATRPSIQGDIAGLKSLADQINKRDADIEETLTNLPIKAQKIGRAATFGSWFQFYLCGIDVVAGNGKSPLLTQPVVPLPDINHVLYTSAATRCWADEKPGG encoded by the coding sequence ATGAGGTCGATCGTCGCGCCCCTGGTCAAGCTGATCATCTTCGCGGTGGTCACCGTGGTCACCACCAGCCTGCTCGCGCTCACCATCGCGAACGCCGGTGGTGACGGCGGTGCCGAGTTCAAGGCCGTCTTCTCCGACGCCACGCTGCTGAACGCCGGAGACGACGTCCGCATCGCGGGCGTCCGGGTGGGACAGGTGAAGAAGGTCGAGGTCTACGACCGCAACCGGGCGATGGTCTCGTTCAACGTCGACCGCGACCGGTTGCCGGACGGAACCCAGCTCTACATCCGCTACCGGAATCTCACCGGGCTGCGATACCTCGGCCTCGAGCGGGGAGCGGGTGACCCGTCGCAGACCGTGCCGCAGGGACACACCTTCGGTCTGGAACCCGGCAGCACCGACACGCATCCGCCGGTGAACCTCACCGAACTGTTCAACGGGTTCCGCCCGCTGTTCCAGCAGCTGTCGGCCGAGGACGTCAACAAGCTGACCGAGCAGATCATCGCGATCTTCGACGGGCAGGGCGGCTCGATCACGCGCCTGGTCAGCGACACCGCGGACCTGACGAACGCGATCGCGGACAAGGACAAGGTCATCGGTGAACTGATCGGGAACCTCACCAAGGTCCTCGACACCGTCAACCGCAACGACGAGCAGTTCACCAGCCTCCTCGACAACACCGAGAAGCTCGTGACCGGCCTTGCGGGGCAGCGCGGTTCGGTGGGATCGGCGATCACCTCGGTGTCCGGCCTGACCTCGGTCACCGCGAACATCCTCGGCGCGACGCGGCCGTCCATCCAGGGCGACATCGCCGGTCTGAAGTCGCTCGCCGACCAGATCAACAAGCGTGACGCGGACATCGAGGAGACGCTGACCAACCTGCCGATCAAGGCGCAGAAGATCGGCCGGGCCGCGACCTTCGGCTCCTGGTTCCAGTTCTATCTGTGCGGCATCGACGTGGTGGCCGGCAACGGCAAGTCGCCGCTGCTGACCCAGCCGGTGGTCCCGCTGCCCGACATCAATCACGTGCTCTACACCAGCGCGGCAACCCGCTGCTGGGCCGACGAGAAGCCAGGGGGGTGA
- a CDS encoding MCE family protein → MPVLRRRLLGLVFFLVVALFLTATITKFNKTFQDFTDVTLLTDSTGNALPANADVKARGMVVGEVREVKPAPDGSVEVILGLDPTKAKELSDKTTARILPKTLFGERYVALQVPEDNNGPTLTNGATIETDQSGNALEVQQLFDKLLPVLEAIPPQDLNATLTSLSKALSGRGEQLGTTLEELDQIFVAVNRNLPDLEGTLEGLASFSRTYSQALPDVVDALDSFRTTSNTIVERQSDLRTLIATLGVASDDLTGWLRQNRTDLIDLFVDSEQLLVGLAKQSPTFVCTFRNFAGLIPESRNIVGEGTKNPGVRVNLQFVNPRGRYLPNQDEPRFMDLDPPAVCYEPAKNGRPFPQYPGGGLADGSYQPPSRNAGPRTVKQLPQPQFSGIPAGTVKPNPFDDPDYRKQLQVIYGATTGESPESVPTWVTMIAGGALQGAKVDIK, encoded by the coding sequence ATGCCGGTCCTGCGCCGACGGCTGCTCGGCTTGGTCTTCTTTCTCGTGGTCGCGCTGTTCCTCACCGCGACCATCACCAAGTTCAACAAGACCTTCCAAGACTTCACCGACGTCACCCTGCTGACCGACTCCACCGGCAACGCGCTGCCCGCGAACGCCGACGTGAAGGCGCGCGGCATGGTCGTCGGCGAGGTCCGCGAGGTCAAGCCCGCGCCCGACGGGTCGGTCGAGGTGATCCTCGGCCTCGACCCGACCAAGGCGAAGGAACTGTCGGACAAGACGACCGCGCGCATCCTGCCCAAGACCCTCTTCGGCGAGCGGTACGTCGCGCTGCAGGTCCCCGAGGACAACAACGGTCCGACCCTGACCAACGGCGCGACGATCGAGACCGATCAGAGCGGCAACGCCCTCGAGGTCCAGCAGTTGTTCGACAAGCTCCTGCCGGTACTCGAGGCCATCCCGCCGCAGGACCTCAACGCGACACTCACCTCGCTGTCGAAGGCGTTGTCGGGACGCGGTGAGCAGCTCGGCACGACGCTCGAGGAGCTCGACCAGATCTTCGTCGCGGTCAACCGGAACCTGCCCGATCTCGAGGGCACACTCGAGGGCCTGGCGTCCTTCTCACGGACCTACTCGCAGGCACTGCCCGACGTCGTCGATGCGCTGGACTCGTTCCGCACCACGTCGAACACCATCGTCGAACGGCAGAGCGATCTGCGGACACTGATTGCGACCCTCGGTGTGGCGTCCGACGACCTCACCGGATGGCTGCGCCAGAACCGCACCGACCTGATCGACCTGTTCGTCGACTCCGAGCAACTGCTCGTCGGGCTGGCCAAGCAGTCCCCGACGTTCGTCTGCACGTTCCGCAACTTCGCGGGTCTGATCCCCGAGTCACGCAACATCGTGGGCGAGGGCACCAAGAACCCCGGTGTGCGCGTGAACCTGCAGTTCGTCAACCCCCGTGGCCGTTACCTACCGAACCAGGACGAACCCCGTTTCATGGATCTCGACCCGCCCGCCGTGTGCTACGAGCCCGCCAAAAACGGTCGCCCGTTCCCGCAGTACCCGGGTGGCGGCCTCGCCGACGGCAGCTACCAGCCGCCGTCACGCAACGCGGGTCCGCGGACCGTCAAGCAACTCCCGCAGCCGCAGTTCAGCGGCATCCCCGCGGGAACGGTGAAGCCCAACCCGTTCGACGACCCGGACTACCGCAAGCAGCTGCAGGTCATCTACGGCGCGACCACCGGTGAGTCGCCGGAGTCGGTGCCGACCTGGGTCACCATGATCGCCGGCGGCGCCCTCCAGGGAGCGAAGGTCGACATCAAATGA
- a CDS encoding MlaE family ABC transporter permease: MTEGGGGVTIAKSRPEYYMYEARKQLGKPLKVLDGAGEQMSFYGRTLAWMPKTLVHYTREVLRLLAEVAFGSGGLAVIGGTIGVMVLMSGFTGVVVGLQGYAALDQIGSQALTGFLSAYVNTREVAPLVAGLALSATVGCGFTAQLGAMRISEEIDALETMAVPSIPFLVSTRVIAGFIAVIPLYVLGLLSAYLASRVVTTVFNGQSGGSYDHYFNLFLPPADVLWSFGKVLVFAFVIILVHCYYGYYASGGPAGVGVAVGHAVRAALVLIAILDFFLGLAIWGTTTTVRVGG; the protein is encoded by the coding sequence GTGACCGAAGGTGGCGGCGGCGTGACGATCGCCAAGAGCAGGCCCGAGTACTACATGTACGAGGCCCGCAAACAGCTGGGCAAACCGCTCAAGGTGCTCGACGGTGCCGGTGAGCAGATGTCATTCTACGGCCGCACGCTCGCGTGGATGCCGAAGACGCTGGTGCACTACACCCGTGAGGTCCTGCGCCTGCTCGCCGAGGTCGCCTTCGGTTCGGGCGGACTCGCGGTCATCGGCGGAACCATCGGCGTGATGGTCCTGATGTCGGGCTTCACCGGCGTCGTCGTCGGCCTCCAGGGTTACGCCGCACTCGACCAGATCGGGTCCCAGGCGCTGACCGGCTTCCTGTCGGCCTACGTCAACACCCGTGAGGTCGCGCCCCTCGTCGCGGGCCTCGCCCTGTCCGCGACCGTCGGCTGTGGTTTCACCGCACAGCTCGGTGCCATGCGGATCTCGGAGGAGATCGACGCCCTCGAGACGATGGCCGTGCCGTCGATCCCGTTCCTGGTGTCGACCCGCGTGATCGCCGGCTTCATCGCCGTCATCCCGCTGTACGTCCTCGGCCTGCTCTCGGCGTACCTCGCGTCACGTGTGGTGACGACGGTCTTCAACGGGCAGTCGGGCGGTTCATACGACCACTACTTCAACCTGTTCCTGCCACCGGCCGACGTGCTCTGGTCGTTCGGCAAGGTGCTGGTCTTCGCCTTCGTGATCATCCTGGTGCACTGCTACTACGGCTACTACGCATCCGGTGGCCCCGCAGGTGTGGGCGTGGCCGTGGGTCACGCGGTCCGAGCGGCGTTGGTCCTCATCGCGATCCTCGACTTCTTCCTGGGACTCGCGATCTGGGGCACCACGACGACCGTGCGAGTGGGGGGTTAG
- a CDS encoding MlaE family ABC transporter permease: MTSATTRGVDRIAQAGTGALAQTGNIVQLFVDVARQTFVRPFQWREFIQQAWFIASVTILPTALIAIPFGAIVSLQTGSLIKQLGAESYTGAASVLVVIQQGSPLVTSLLIAGAAGSAVAADLGSRTIREEIDAMEVLGINPIQRLVVPRVLAMVLVAMLLNGLVAVIGIGGGYFFNVVVQGGTPGAYLASFGALAQLPDLYVSTLKAAIFGVLAGVVAAYKGLNPKGGPKGVGDAVNQSVVITFLLLFLANLIITAVYLQIVPPKGS; the protein is encoded by the coding sequence ATGACCAGTGCCACCACGCGTGGCGTCGACCGAATCGCGCAAGCCGGAACAGGCGCTCTAGCCCAGACCGGCAACATTGTTCAGCTCTTCGTCGATGTTGCACGCCAGACCTTTGTGCGCCCGTTCCAGTGGCGGGAGTTCATCCAGCAGGCGTGGTTCATCGCCAGTGTGACGATCCTGCCCACTGCTCTGATCGCGATCCCGTTCGGCGCGATCGTCTCGTTGCAGACGGGCTCGCTGATCAAACAGCTCGGCGCCGAGTCGTACACCGGTGCGGCCAGCGTGCTGGTGGTCATCCAGCAGGGATCACCGCTCGTGACCTCGCTCCTCATCGCGGGTGCGGCCGGGTCGGCGGTTGCCGCCGACCTCGGTTCGCGCACCATCCGCGAGGAGATCGACGCCATGGAGGTGCTGGGCATCAACCCCATTCAGCGCCTGGTGGTCCCACGCGTGCTGGCCATGGTCCTGGTCGCGATGCTGCTCAACGGCCTGGTCGCCGTGATCGGCATCGGTGGTGGTTACTTCTTCAACGTGGTGGTGCAGGGCGGCACCCCGGGCGCCTACCTGGCGTCGTTCGGTGCGCTCGCCCAGCTGCCCGACCTGTACGTGTCGACCCTGAAGGCAGCCATCTTCGGTGTGCTCGCCGGTGTCGTCGCCGCTTACAAGGGCCTCAACCCCAAGGGTGGCCCGAAGGGTGTGGGTGACGCCGTCAACCAGAGCGTCGTCATCACATTCCTGCTGCTGTTCCTCGCCAACCTGATCATCACGGCGGTCTACCTGCAGATCGTCCCACCGAAGGGGAGCTAG
- a CDS encoding ABC transporter ATP-binding protein codes for MGVEVSVEGLTKSFGSQNIWRDVTLTLPEGEVSALLGPSGTGKSVFLKTLIGLLHPEQGSVIIDGTDITQCSAKELYEIRKLFGVLFQDGALFGSMSLFDNIAFPLREHTKKKENEVRDIVMEKIDLVGLTGAEDKLPGEISGGMRKRAGLARALVLDPQIILCDEPDSGLDPVRTAYISQLLIDINAQIDATILIVTHNINIARTIPDNIGMLFRKELVMFGPREQLLTSEQPVVKQFLSGDRFGPIGMSEEKDEAVQKQEEAMQAAGISGGGTKEDFTEIIPQVQPNPGMPERKAIARHRERVHAMLPDLPANAQEAIRRSQEQEDQIREESRAHAADMAGGRHNSGSGSDEWTSAPAGNVAVADAKTDVIDYGGSDAPTEQWQTPGGGDALTKPSHRAADGNEGRTT; via the coding sequence GTGGGTGTAGAGGTCAGTGTCGAGGGGCTCACCAAGTCGTTCGGTTCTCAGAACATTTGGCGTGATGTCACTCTGACCCTCCCGGAGGGGGAAGTCTCCGCGCTGCTCGGTCCGTCGGGTACCGGTAAGTCGGTGTTCCTGAAGACCTTGATCGGTCTGCTGCATCCCGAGCAGGGTTCGGTGATCATCGATGGCACCGACATCACGCAGTGTTCGGCCAAGGAGCTGTACGAGATCCGCAAGCTGTTCGGTGTGCTGTTTCAGGACGGCGCCCTGTTCGGCTCGATGAGCCTGTTCGACAACATCGCGTTCCCGCTTCGTGAGCACACGAAGAAGAAGGAGAACGAGGTCCGCGACATCGTGATGGAGAAGATCGACCTGGTCGGTCTGACCGGTGCCGAGGACAAGCTTCCCGGTGAGATCTCCGGCGGTATGCGCAAGCGTGCCGGGCTGGCGCGTGCGCTGGTGCTGGACCCGCAGATCATCCTGTGCGACGAGCCGGACTCGGGTCTGGATCCGGTGCGTACCGCTTACATCTCGCAGTTGTTGATCGACATCAACGCGCAGATCGACGCGACGATCCTGATCGTGACGCACAACATCAACATCGCGCGGACGATCCCGGACAACATCGGCATGTTGTTCCGCAAGGAGTTGGTGATGTTCGGTCCGCGTGAGCAGTTGCTCACCTCGGAGCAGCCGGTGGTCAAGCAGTTCCTCTCCGGTGACCGGTTCGGTCCGATCGGTATGTCGGAGGAGAAGGACGAGGCCGTCCAGAAGCAGGAAGAGGCCATGCAGGCCGCGGGTATCTCCGGTGGTGGTACCAAGGAGGACTTCACCGAGATCATCCCGCAGGTGCAGCCGAATCCCGGTATGCCCGAGCGCAAGGCGATCGCCCGTCACCGCGAGCGCGTCCACGCGATGCTGCCGGACCTCCCGGCGAATGCGCAGGAGGCGATCCGCCGCAGCCAGGAGCAGGAAGACCAGATCCGCGAGGAGAGTCGCGCCCACGCGGCGGACATGGCCGGAGGCCGGCACAACTCCGGTTCCGGTTCCGACGAGTGGACCAGCGCGCCCGCAGGCAACGTCGCGGTGGCCGACGCCAAGACCGACGTCATCGACTACGGCGGCAGCGATGCGCCGACCGAACAGTGGCAGACGCCCGGTGGCGGCGACGCACTGACCAAGCCCAGTCATCGTGCTGCTGACGGGAACGAAGGGCGGACCACCTAG
- the rplL gene encoding 50S ribosomal protein L7/L12 — protein sequence MAKLTADELIDQFKELTLLELSDFVKKFEEVFEVTAAAPVAVAAAGAPAAGGAEAAAEQDEFDVVLESAGDKKIQVIKVVREVVSGLGLKEAKDLVESAPKALLEKVDKDAAEAAKAKLEEAGAKVSVK from the coding sequence ATGGCGAAGCTCACCGCTGACGAGCTCATCGATCAGTTCAAGGAACTGACCCTGCTGGAGCTCAGCGATTTCGTGAAGAAGTTCGAAGAGGTCTTCGAGGTCACCGCGGCCGCTCCGGTCGCCGTCGCCGCTGCCGGTGCCCCGGCTGCCGGTGGCGCTGAGGCTGCTGCCGAGCAGGACGAGTTCGACGTCGTGCTCGAGAGCGCCGGCGACAAGAAGATCCAGGTCATCAAGGTCGTCCGCGAGGTCGTCTCGGGCCTGGGCCTGAAGGAAGCCAAGGACCTCGTCGAGAGCGCTCCGAAGGCTCTGCTGGAGAAGGTCGACAAGGACGCCGCCGAGGCTGCCAAGGCCAAGCTCGAAGAGGCCGGCGCCAAGGTCTCCGTCAAGTAA
- the rplJ gene encoding 50S ribosomal protein L10, with protein MAKSEKVAAVAEIAEQFKGSTAAVVTEYRGLTVTQISQLRRSLGEGATYSVAKNTLVKRAAADAGVEGLDELFTGPTAIAFIEGEPVVAAKAIKTFAKDNKALVIKGGYMDGRALSVAEIEQIADLETREVLLAKLAGAMKGNLAKAAGLFNQPASQVARLAAALQEKKNEAGE; from the coding sequence ATGGCCAAGTCCGAAAAGGTCGCCGCTGTGGCGGAGATCGCAGAGCAGTTCAAGGGCTCCACGGCTGCAGTGGTCACGGAATACCGTGGTCTGACTGTCACCCAGATCTCCCAGCTGCGACGTTCCCTCGGTGAGGGTGCAACCTACTCCGTCGCCAAGAACACCCTGGTGAAGCGTGCCGCAGCTGATGCGGGCGTGGAAGGGCTCGACGAGCTGTTCACCGGTCCGACCGCCATCGCCTTCATCGAAGGTGAGCCGGTTGTGGCCGCGAAGGCGATCAAGACTTTCGCCAAGGACAACAAGGCTCTGGTCATCAAGGGCGGGTACATGGACGGCCGCGCGCTGTCCGTTGCCGAGATCGAGCAGATCGCCGACCTTGAGACCCGTGAGGTCTTGCTGGCCAAGCTCGCCGGTGCCATGAAGGGCAACTTGGCTAAGGCAGCCGGTCTGTTCAACCAGCCGGCATCGCAGGTCGCGCGTCTCGCAGCGGCCCTGCAGGAGAAGAAGAACGAAGCCGGCGAATAA
- a CDS encoding glycoside hydrolase family 76 protein — MGEQSKSTDVHDPNERAQAAMDAIAARHLQRAFGLPATRTAAVAWPIGFVQAHLGSWHYWWHAHLVDLLVDAAIHRPEGSGHGDRSFDPDVADDANRVLRGIKVRNLGRWTNNYYDDMAWLGLAIERADRHLDLHHARGLQVLAQRMLDAWVPEDGGGIPWRTADQFFNAPANGPAAILLARTGHVERAVAMCDWMDANLIDPKTHLVIDGLKKQPDGSLKAETGTYTYCQGVVLGAELEAFRATGSPRHLERLARLLSAVEKHSCTDGVINGGGGGDGGLFHGVLARYLALIATDLPTVDGSDELRVRAARMVTTSADAAWTNRTETRGRVVFGSDWRRPAVVPTASGRKAQFVAGAVMPSEVPERDLSVQLSAWMVLEAAAAIDLSLPERDRS; from the coding sequence GTGGGGGAACAATCCAAATCGACCGACGTGCACGACCCCAACGAGCGCGCGCAGGCCGCCATGGACGCCATCGCGGCGCGGCACCTGCAGCGTGCCTTCGGGTTACCTGCGACGCGCACGGCGGCCGTCGCCTGGCCGATCGGATTCGTCCAGGCACACCTCGGATCCTGGCATTACTGGTGGCATGCGCACCTCGTAGACCTGCTCGTCGACGCCGCGATCCATCGCCCCGAAGGGTCCGGCCACGGCGACCGCTCCTTCGACCCCGATGTCGCCGACGACGCCAACCGGGTCTTACGCGGGATCAAGGTCCGCAACCTCGGGCGGTGGACCAACAACTACTACGACGACATGGCGTGGCTGGGCCTGGCGATCGAACGCGCCGACCGCCACCTCGACCTCCACCACGCGCGAGGTCTGCAGGTCCTGGCGCAGCGGATGCTCGACGCCTGGGTCCCGGAGGACGGCGGCGGCATCCCGTGGCGCACCGCCGACCAGTTCTTCAACGCCCCCGCGAACGGTCCGGCCGCGATCCTCCTCGCCCGCACCGGCCACGTCGAACGTGCCGTCGCGATGTGCGACTGGATGGACGCCAACCTCATCGACCCGAAGACGCACCTCGTCATCGACGGATTGAAAAAGCAGCCCGACGGTTCGCTGAAGGCCGAGACCGGGACCTACACCTACTGCCAGGGCGTCGTTCTCGGCGCCGAGCTCGAGGCCTTCCGCGCGACCGGTTCGCCGCGCCATCTGGAACGTCTCGCCCGGCTCCTGAGCGCCGTCGAGAAGCATTCCTGCACCGACGGGGTGATCAACGGCGGGGGTGGCGGTGACGGCGGCCTGTTCCACGGGGTGCTCGCGCGCTATCTCGCGCTCATCGCGACCGATCTCCCGACTGTCGACGGATCGGATGAACTCCGCGTCCGAGCAGCCCGGATGGTCACGACGAGCGCCGACGCCGCGTGGACGAATCGCACCGAGACCCGGGGGCGCGTCGTGTTCGGCAGCGACTGGCGCCGCCCGGCCGTCGTCCCCACCGCGTCGGGCAGGAAAGCCCAGTTCGTGGCGGGTGCGGTGATGCCGTCGGAGGTCCCCGAACGCGACCTGTCGGTGCAGTTGTCGGCCTGGATGGTCCTGGAGGCCGCCGCCGCGATCGACCTGTCGCTACCGGAACGTGACCGCTCCTAG
- a CDS encoding CocE/NonD family hydrolase: MTYQLDPAERRARPVPSRRPTEAPHFGTLPLGDPTGGADGIRWREQVDGKQLYPRVVIDRDVSITMTDGVVLRATVIRPANRFGQTVLTPYPAIININPYNRAAIDFVDQALHAPVLGKALHTASASIDATGTALEGLTTLTQTLSGGVFDVFGINRNLVRSGYVQVVVDVRGTGASHGKWQILGPREQQDSVEIIDWVSEQEWCDGTVGLAGWSYSAINSLQAADKRPAQLKAVFAVEGCDDIVRDIYITGGMPSAFIPVWLSAVNVLKWVPNPANIIRDITSGHALKWAIDRVKSPATEIPSLLWGFLTARDPRIFDDPYFDERDPVVDRIEAPTFTVGAWHDLFGRSATGVYERLDMEPGRKQMIVGDGYHLDVGSGYGGKFAPPRLDVLERAWFDRWLKGHRNGVEFYGPVTMLQQGGAWTAGQDFPRPGVAPTRLYLTPDASSTADHAVHDGTLGSAPAQDVSSLHIRPDTRGLRSRDMTQVTAGATMILGADYAKDARFQERGALSFTTAPVLEATPVSGAMNLRLNVATTAHEAIWAVTVNDVAPDGTSTVLTNGALSASNRALDRSKSTYATDGSLLSAHHYLSRKRKLPVPADEPVRIDVDLVPTDAVLQPGHRLRVDVYAASLPRYLTVVPDLIKARGRRQRLVLDPEHPSYLTLLAGDGLR, from the coding sequence ATGACGTATCAGCTGGATCCCGCGGAACGACGCGCACGGCCGGTTCCCTCGCGACGCCCCACGGAAGCTCCCCATTTCGGCACACTCCCCCTCGGCGACCCCACCGGCGGCGCGGACGGTATCCGCTGGCGTGAACAGGTCGACGGCAAGCAGTTGTACCCGCGCGTCGTCATCGACCGCGACGTCTCCATCACCATGACCGACGGTGTCGTCCTGCGGGCCACCGTGATCCGCCCGGCCAACCGGTTCGGGCAGACGGTCCTCACCCCCTACCCCGCGATCATCAACATCAACCCGTACAACCGGGCCGCCATCGATTTCGTCGACCAGGCATTGCACGCCCCGGTGCTCGGCAAGGCACTGCACACCGCGTCGGCGTCGATCGACGCGACCGGCACCGCACTCGAGGGCCTCACGACGCTCACCCAGACACTGTCCGGCGGAGTCTTCGACGTCTTCGGCATCAACCGCAACCTCGTGCGAAGCGGTTACGTCCAGGTGGTCGTCGACGTGCGCGGTACCGGTGCGAGCCACGGCAAGTGGCAGATCCTGGGTCCGCGCGAGCAGCAGGACTCGGTCGAGATCATCGACTGGGTCAGCGAGCAGGAGTGGTGCGACGGGACCGTCGGCCTGGCCGGCTGGTCGTACTCGGCGATCAACTCGCTGCAGGCCGCGGACAAGCGGCCCGCGCAGCTGAAGGCGGTCTTCGCGGTCGAGGGCTGCGACGACATCGTGCGCGACATCTACATCACCGGCGGCATGCCGTCGGCGTTCATCCCGGTCTGGCTGTCGGCGGTGAACGTGCTCAAGTGGGTTCCGAACCCCGCCAACATCATTCGCGACATCACCAGCGGCCACGCCCTGAAGTGGGCCATCGACCGGGTGAAGTCGCCCGCCACCGAGATCCCGTCGTTGCTCTGGGGTTTCCTCACCGCACGCGACCCGCGCATCTTCGACGACCCGTACTTCGACGAACGCGATCCGGTCGTCGACCGCATTGAGGCCCCCACGTTCACTGTCGGCGCCTGGCATGATCTGTTCGGCCGCAGCGCAACCGGCGTCTACGAGCGACTGGACATGGAACCCGGGCGCAAGCAGATGATCGTCGGCGACGGCTATCACCTCGACGTCGGTTCGGGGTACGGCGGCAAGTTCGCACCGCCGCGGCTCGACGTCCTCGAACGCGCCTGGTTCGACCGTTGGCTCAAAGGACACCGCAACGGGGTCGAGTTCTACGGTCCGGTCACCATGCTGCAGCAGGGCGGCGCGTGGACCGCCGGCCAGGACTTCCCGCGCCCGGGCGTCGCGCCGACGCGGCTCTACCTGACGCCGGACGCGTCGTCGACGGCCGACCACGCGGTGCACGACGGCACGCTGGGTTCGGCTCCTGCACAGGATGTCTCGTCGCTGCACATCCGACCCGACACCCGCGGCCTGCGGTCGCGCGACATGACCCAGGTGACCGCCGGGGCGACGATGATCCTCGGCGCCGACTATGCCAAGGACGCGCGCTTCCAGGAGCGCGGCGCACTGTCGTTCACCACCGCACCGGTTCTCGAGGCCACGCCGGTCAGCGGGGCGATGAACCTGCGGCTCAATGTCGCCACCACCGCACACGAGGCGATCTGGGCGGTCACCGTGAACGACGTCGCGCCCGACGGCACGTCGACCGTGCTCACCAATGGCGCACTGTCGGCGTCGAATCGCGCGCTGGACCGCAGCAAGTCCACCTATGCGACCGACGGCAGTCTGCTCTCCGCGCACCACTACCTGTCCCGCAAGCGCAAGCTGCCGGTACCCGCGGACGAGCCGGTCCGCATCGACGTCGACCTCGTCCCCACCGACGCGGTCCTGCAGCCCGGACACCGCCTGCGCGTCGACGTCTATGCGGCGAGCCTGCCGCGGTACCTCACCGTCGTGCCCGACCTGATCAAGGCACGCGGCCGTAGGCAGCGCCTGGTCCTCGACCCCGAGCACCCGAGCTATCTCACCCTGCTCGCGGGTGACGGGTTGCGCTGA